In Luteolibacter sp. Y139, a genomic segment contains:
- a CDS encoding pyridoxamine 5'-phosphate oxidase family protein, with translation MNSIHENQPEDTHEDLRGLDAVAKIQEIVGKSPNCFFSTMAPNGTTDTRPMNVRQVDEHGNLWFLSSCESHKNEELSALPTVELYFQASTHSDFLHLKGRATISRDHSKIEELWEPAIRTWFTEGKDDPRITVIQVEPVEGYYWDTKHGNAIAGIKILIGAAIGKTLDDSIEGTLKV, from the coding sequence ATGAACTCCATCCACGAGAACCAACCGGAAGACACCCATGAAGACCTTCGCGGTCTCGATGCGGTGGCGAAGATCCAGGAGATCGTCGGCAAGTCGCCGAACTGCTTCTTTTCAACCATGGCCCCGAACGGCACGACCGACACGCGGCCGATGAATGTGCGGCAGGTGGATGAGCACGGGAACCTCTGGTTCCTCAGCTCCTGTGAAAGCCACAAGAATGAGGAACTCAGCGCACTACCCACCGTGGAGCTCTACTTCCAAGCTTCGACCCACTCGGACTTCCTGCACTTGAAGGGCCGCGCGACGATCAGCAGGGATCACTCCAAGATCGAGGAGCTGTGGGAGCCTGCGATCCGCACATGGTTCACCGAAGGCAAGGATGACCCGCGCATCACCGTGATCCAAGTAGAGCCCGTTGAAGGCTACTACTGGGACACCAAACACGGCAATGCCATCGCCGGCATCAAGATCCTCATCGGAGCCGCCATTGGAAAGACGCTCGACGACTCCATTGAGGGCACGCTAAAGGTGTAA
- a CDS encoding glycoside hydrolase family 2 TIM barrel-domain containing protein: MISPILRASLAALLFALPAVGGETVTVSDGQLQVGGKPFQIHGITYADKPKPEDFKKMAELEVNALRTWGTGDTTKTLLDLAEQHHMKVLLGIWMRHGRPGAEGDDSFNWLTDEKGKQAQMETALNAVKKFKDHPAVLGWGVGNEVTLNIATEPEKEAYAKYLETVCKSIKQLDPNHPVASVSAWTSDVPYWEKHCPSLDLYGINVYGYAVFAVPGELKKLGVKKPFFLGEFGATGEWELKPDSNGVRPEPKDEQKYEIFAKGWPDVQKQSGDQFAGGFLFNFGNQLSHPGIWLDFFINDAYRPSYWGARKAFTGKDPVNQPPVIDTFLLRDPDKPRKPGEWIDVRLDVIDKENNPVEVSFYYNQRIGDRARRDAAKPLKYEPGSKPGFYKVQLPKETGPTKIYAFARDNFPNLSIAHASVKVE, encoded by the coding sequence ATGATCTCTCCCATCCTCCGTGCCTCCCTGGCCGCCCTCCTTTTTGCTCTCCCCGCAGTCGGGGGCGAAACCGTCACCGTGTCCGACGGCCAGCTACAGGTCGGCGGCAAGCCGTTCCAAATTCACGGCATCACCTATGCCGACAAGCCGAAGCCGGAGGATTTCAAGAAAATGGCCGAGCTGGAGGTGAACGCGCTCCGCACCTGGGGCACGGGCGATACCACCAAGACCCTGCTCGATCTCGCGGAGCAGCATCACATGAAGGTGCTGCTGGGCATCTGGATGCGCCACGGCCGCCCCGGTGCGGAAGGCGACGACAGCTTCAACTGGCTCACCGACGAAAAGGGCAAGCAGGCGCAGATGGAGACGGCCCTGAATGCGGTGAAGAAGTTCAAGGATCACCCCGCAGTGCTCGGCTGGGGCGTGGGCAATGAGGTCACGCTGAACATTGCCACCGAGCCGGAGAAGGAAGCCTACGCGAAGTATCTCGAAACGGTTTGCAAGTCGATCAAGCAGCTCGATCCCAATCACCCGGTGGCTTCCGTTTCCGCGTGGACCAGCGATGTGCCGTATTGGGAGAAGCACTGCCCGTCGCTCGATCTCTATGGCATCAACGTCTATGGCTACGCCGTCTTTGCCGTGCCGGGAGAGCTGAAGAAGCTCGGCGTGAAGAAGCCGTTTTTCCTCGGCGAATTCGGCGCGACCGGCGAGTGGGAGTTGAAGCCGGATTCCAATGGCGTGAGGCCCGAGCCAAAGGACGAGCAGAAGTACGAGATCTTTGCGAAGGGTTGGCCGGACGTGCAGAAACAATCCGGCGACCAATTTGCCGGCGGATTCCTCTTCAACTTCGGCAACCAGCTCAGCCACCCCGGCATCTGGCTCGATTTCTTCATCAACGACGCCTACCGCCCCAGCTACTGGGGCGCCCGCAAGGCCTTCACCGGAAAGGATCCGGTCAATCAGCCGCCGGTCATCGATACCTTCCTGCTGCGCGATCCCGACAAGCCACGCAAACCCGGCGAGTGGATCGATGTCCGGCTCGATGTGATCGACAAGGAGAACAATCCCGTCGAAGTCAGCTTCTACTACAACCAGCGGATCGGCGACCGTGCACGTCGCGACGCAGCCAAGCCGCTGAAGTACGAACCCGGCAGCAAGCCCGGCTTTTACAAGGTGCAGCTTCCGAAGGAAACCGGTCCGACCAAGATCTACGCCTTCGCTCGGGATAACTTCCCGAATCTCTCAATCGCTCACGCATCAGTGAAGGTGGAATAG
- a CDS encoding beta strand repeat-containing protein, whose product MPSPNSSIQPGNAAVPFRPAFGLIPALLALACNTAHALDRTWIGGDANWADGGSITNWSPNDEPDSDDVAIFTSPNLVNLSSNNLIAGLMLSGSGELYTNSFDLTVDGLVQLDGASLIIGGNTSSLNADNLTLNGNGYFELQGGNLTLDEEVGSSVLDMNASSSFIGNGTVNFVDLPGAVTSQWVNDGTLTALSAPLIIFGAPVVGTLSISSSSANARIDLDGLSGAGAVNVNRNQTLDLNIPLLDTFDGTIGMFQNTTFDSAAAWTMSSGTFTVDNGAVPAVFPNPAVPAGVAIVSGGAFTLTGGTISVTDADGTLQIDSGFNLSGTGTLSNNGTVILNGTSTIAYAAGYSPASSSLLKISGSTTVNEAAGNFNWDGTGIASTTVLGTGLLSITANQVDTTDNVYGGTLTLQDNSDVSVNVVANLWTMAGTLHKQNAGNSTISGDAMNVTGSVVVDAGLLATPVTTLSPGANVTVNGGILSLGGGSVLAGPTSITGAGTMRLLGTSTVTANTTVDMSTFDWDGSGTGTLHTINDGVVFTISTSTFDDDGDMDDPINIGGIGGTLAVNKVPSWTMTRTLTTNTAVSGITSLNGSSRLIMSGASAILSANGQTSVNAPLTFGASSTTNIAAAGFVRLNGGDNVANLNRIEGGVINGPGPLVAINTRVLDGFGTINAPVTFQNSTSLRANDGTLTVNGAINEANTIGTSDNDGILNVVNAWNTNVAANVTLKGGTLQGGAMTVANINGINGHGTVTARVVNNTRLVASDASTTLIFQTAANDNDWDGGSNAGQLFAQNGTLEVRDNATFTFGGTVNASSGGKVYASGFGFNMGAASSILLSQGTFQTDESTQINGTVTVNGASPSTIQVQVNRFLDFKTGSNTTLNQNLTLLGNNISIEAGAIFSGNGAIVLPAGNHLILEAGENANVLLDMRGSFRPSGFETIGQVTVKDFQEAATSDLLIELTGTGLNQYDRVSVNGIAEIDGHLDIDIDGGFVPALGNTFNILSASGGVVGHFDSLSVSGTPAGLTFKINYLPTIVQVEVISGTEFETWINLFTSITNPADRLRTADPDHDGMNNLVEFALDGDPTTGKPSGKVVAKIAPVSGVNALTLTFPVRYANEFYDPPGGEFRMIGLTTPTLYYKAQATDDFVSYPLTVDRLTGADATAIQAGLPMLSPGWTYTTCRSPGPVAGDPREFMRLDISEGTFPPP is encoded by the coding sequence ATGCCCTCCCCAAATTCCTCGATTCAACCGGGTAACGCCGCGGTTCCATTCCGTCCTGCATTCGGACTCATTCCAGCGCTTCTGGCGCTCGCCTGCAATACGGCCCACGCACTTGATCGAACCTGGATCGGCGGGGATGCCAATTGGGCTGACGGGGGCTCGATCACCAATTGGAGTCCGAACGACGAACCTGATTCAGACGATGTTGCCATCTTCACCAGCCCAAACCTCGTCAATCTTAGCTCCAACAATCTGATCGCCGGTCTCATGCTTTCAGGCTCGGGCGAGCTCTACACCAATTCCTTCGATCTGACGGTTGATGGACTTGTGCAATTGGACGGTGCCAGCCTGATCATCGGCGGTAACACATCGTCGCTCAACGCCGACAACCTCACACTGAACGGCAACGGCTACTTCGAGTTGCAAGGAGGCAACTTGACGCTCGACGAAGAGGTGGGATCCAGCGTGCTGGATATGAACGCCAGCAGCAGCTTCATCGGCAATGGCACGGTGAACTTCGTGGACCTGCCGGGAGCCGTTACCTCCCAGTGGGTCAATGATGGCACCCTGACCGCGCTATCGGCCCCGCTGATCATTTTCGGGGCACCGGTGGTGGGGACGCTTTCGATCTCCAGTTCCAGCGCGAATGCACGCATCGACCTCGACGGCCTCAGCGGAGCTGGCGCGGTGAATGTCAACCGGAACCAGACCCTGGACCTGAACATCCCGCTGCTGGACACCTTCGATGGAACCATCGGCATGTTCCAGAACACGACCTTCGACTCCGCGGCGGCGTGGACCATGTCCAGCGGTACCTTCACCGTGGACAATGGCGCCGTTCCCGCGGTTTTCCCCAATCCCGCCGTTCCCGCCGGGGTGGCCATCGTCAGCGGGGGGGCCTTCACGCTCACCGGCGGCACGATCAGCGTGACTGATGCCGACGGCACGCTGCAGATCGACAGCGGCTTCAATCTTTCCGGCACCGGCACGCTTTCCAACAACGGAACCGTCATTCTCAATGGCACCTCGACCATTGCCTACGCCGCCGGCTACTCGCCCGCATCGTCGTCGCTCCTCAAGATTTCCGGAAGCACGACGGTGAACGAGGCCGCCGGGAACTTCAATTGGGACGGCACCGGCATCGCGTCCACCACGGTGCTCGGCACCGGCTTGCTCTCCATTACCGCCAATCAGGTCGATACCACCGACAATGTCTACGGCGGCACCCTCACCTTGCAGGACAATTCCGATGTCTCGGTCAACGTCGTCGCCAACCTGTGGACCATGGCGGGAACCCTCCATAAGCAAAATGCCGGCAACTCGACCATCAGCGGCGACGCGATGAACGTCACCGGTAGCGTGGTGGTGGATGCCGGCCTGCTTGCCACGCCCGTGACGACGCTATCGCCCGGCGCGAATGTCACCGTCAATGGCGGCATCCTGTCCCTCGGCGGTGGCTCGGTGCTTGCAGGACCCACTTCCATCACCGGTGCGGGCACGATGCGCCTGCTCGGAACCTCGACGGTCACGGCGAATACCACCGTCGATATGAGTACTTTCGACTGGGACGGCTCGGGTACAGGCACTCTTCATACGATCAATGACGGCGTCGTTTTCACCATCAGCACCAGCACCTTCGACGATGACGGCGACATGGATGACCCGATCAACATCGGCGGCATTGGCGGAACGCTTGCGGTGAACAAAGTGCCGAGCTGGACGATGACCCGCACGCTCACCACCAACACCGCGGTATCCGGCATCACCTCGCTCAACGGCAGCTCCCGTCTGATCATGAGCGGGGCCAGTGCAATCTTAAGTGCCAACGGACAGACATCGGTCAACGCACCGCTCACCTTCGGCGCATCCTCCACCACCAACATCGCGGCTGCCGGATTCGTGCGGCTGAACGGCGGCGACAACGTGGCAAACTTGAATCGCATCGAAGGCGGGGTCATCAACGGCCCCGGACCGCTGGTCGCTATCAACACCCGCGTGCTGGATGGCTTCGGCACCATCAACGCTCCTGTCACCTTCCAGAATTCCACCTCGCTGCGGGCCAATGACGGAACGCTCACCGTCAACGGTGCCATCAACGAAGCGAACACCATCGGCACCTCCGACAACGATGGCATCCTCAACGTGGTCAACGCGTGGAATACCAACGTAGCCGCCAATGTGACCCTCAAGGGCGGCACCCTTCAAGGGGGTGCCATGACGGTCGCGAATATCAATGGCATCAACGGTCACGGCACCGTCACCGCAAGAGTCGTCAACAACACCAGGCTCGTCGCATCGGACGCAAGCACGACGCTGATCTTCCAAACCGCCGCCAACGACAACGACTGGGACGGGGGAAGCAATGCCGGACAGCTGTTCGCCCAGAATGGCACTCTGGAAGTACGCGACAACGCGACCTTCACCTTCGGCGGCACCGTGAACGCCAGCAGCGGAGGCAAGGTCTACGCCAGTGGCTTCGGCTTCAACATGGGTGCGGCTTCCTCCATCCTGCTCAGCCAAGGCACCTTCCAGACCGACGAGTCGACCCAGATCAATGGCACAGTGACCGTGAACGGGGCCTCGCCGTCGACGATCCAGGTACAGGTCAATCGGTTCCTCGACTTCAAGACGGGAAGCAACACCACCCTCAATCAGAACCTGACGCTGCTGGGCAACAATATCAGCATCGAGGCTGGTGCCATCTTCTCCGGCAACGGAGCGATCGTGCTCCCCGCCGGCAATCACCTGATCCTGGAAGCGGGTGAGAATGCGAATGTCCTGCTCGATATGCGAGGCAGCTTCCGTCCGTCGGGCTTCGAAACCATCGGACAGGTCACGGTGAAGGACTTCCAAGAGGCCGCCACCAGCGATCTCCTCATTGAACTCACCGGCACCGGCCTCAACCAATACGACCGCGTGTCGGTCAATGGCATCGCGGAAATCGATGGCCACCTCGACATCGACATCGACGGTGGCTTTGTCCCGGCCCTGGGCAACACCTTCAACATCCTCTCCGCCAGCGGTGGAGTGGTCGGGCACTTCGACTCGCTGTCCGTGAGCGGCACGCCGGCCGGACTGACCTTCAAGATCAACTATCTGCCGACCATCGTGCAGGTGGAGGTGATCTCCGGCACGGAGTTCGAAACCTGGATCAACCTTTTCACCTCGATCACCAATCCCGCCGACCGGCTGAGAACAGCGGATCCCGATCACGATGGCATGAACAATCTCGTCGAGTTCGCTTTGGATGGTGATCCGACGACCGGCAAGCCAAGCGGAAAAGTCGTCGCCAAGATCGCCCCCGTGAGCGGCGTGAACGCGCTGACGCTCACCTTCCCGGTTCGCTACGCCAATGAATTCTACGATCCACCGGGCGGTGAGTTCCGCATGATCGGGCTAACGACTCCGACGCTCTATTACAAGGCGCAGGCGACTGACGATTTTGTCAGCTACCCCCTCACGGTGGATCGGCTGACTGGTGCCGATGCCACCGCCATCCAAGCCGGGCTGCCGATGTTGAGCCCGGGGTGGACCTACACCACCTGCCGCAGCCCCGGCCCGGTCGCAGGCGATCCGAGGGAGTTCATGCGGCTCGATATTTCCGAGGGTACGTTCCCGCCGCCGTAG
- a CDS encoding RNA polymerase sigma-70 factor: MSDPENHRRLLFHIAYRMLGRVADAEDMVQETMLRWHRADTSEIREPQAWLTTTITRLCIDQLRLARRQREEYVGIWLPEPLLEDLPGDPSDDSALADSLGVAFMMLLEELAPVERAVFLLREAFGYDYEAIAAIVGKSAASCRQIVSRAKARFDKAPDHTPTATEEAERLVREFVQATQTGELAELIAKLTDDAVLYSDGGGKVRAALLPILGPDRIARMFIGLRRFHTDGPPPARFVRINGSPGVLVRGGDGNLSAMTFALEEGKVKAVYIVRNPDKLAGVRI, encoded by the coding sequence ATGAGCGATCCCGAGAACCATCGCCGCCTGCTCTTCCACATCGCCTACCGCATGCTCGGCCGCGTGGCGGATGCGGAGGACATGGTCCAGGAAACCATGCTGCGCTGGCATCGCGCGGACACCTCTGAAATCCGCGAACCACAGGCGTGGCTGACCACCACCATCACCCGCCTGTGCATCGACCAACTCCGGCTCGCCCGTCGGCAACGCGAGGAATACGTCGGCATCTGGCTGCCGGAGCCTTTGTTAGAAGACCTGCCCGGCGATCCTTCCGACGATTCCGCGCTGGCGGACTCGCTGGGTGTTGCGTTCATGATGTTGCTGGAGGAGCTGGCTCCCGTTGAGCGCGCCGTGTTCCTGCTGCGCGAAGCCTTCGGCTACGACTACGAAGCCATCGCCGCCATCGTGGGAAAGTCGGCAGCCAGCTGCCGGCAAATCGTTTCACGGGCCAAGGCACGATTCGACAAAGCGCCGGATCACACCCCGACCGCAACCGAGGAAGCCGAACGCCTGGTCCGCGAATTCGTCCAAGCCACCCAGACCGGCGAACTCGCGGAACTCATCGCGAAGCTTACCGATGACGCCGTGCTCTACAGCGACGGCGGCGGCAAGGTGCGCGCGGCACTGCTGCCCATCCTCGGCCCGGATCGCATCGCCCGCATGTTCATCGGCCTGCGCCGTTTCCACACCGATGGCCCGCCACCCGCGCGCTTCGTCCGCATCAATGGCTCGCCCGGGGTTCTCGTACGCGGTGGCGACGGGAATCTGAGCGCCATGACTTTCGCCCTTGAAGAAGGGAAGGTGAAGGCCGTCTACATCGTCCGCAACCCCGACAAACTCGCGGGGGTGCGGATCTAG
- a CDS encoding carboxymuconolactone decarboxylase family protein: METTTDTTKARIEHWKVAPGAMKAMLGLEQALKTSGIDPVQFEFIKMRASQINGCAYCMNMHFNDGVKAGISAQRLHLLSAWREAAHLYTPAERAVIEWTEKLTRLPGGHVSDEDFAGIREHFSEEQVTWITLAIATINAWNRFGVGFRLPVEPAA; this comes from the coding sequence ATGGAAACCACAACCGACACCACCAAGGCCCGGATCGAACACTGGAAAGTCGCTCCGGGAGCGATGAAGGCGATGCTTGGCCTTGAACAAGCGCTGAAAACCTCGGGCATCGATCCCGTGCAATTCGAGTTCATCAAAATGCGCGCCTCCCAGATCAATGGCTGCGCCTACTGCATGAACATGCACTTCAATGACGGCGTGAAGGCGGGCATCAGCGCCCAGCGCCTGCACTTGCTCTCCGCATGGCGTGAAGCAGCGCACCTTTACACGCCGGCCGAGCGCGCGGTCATCGAGTGGACCGAGAAGCTCACCCGCCTGCCGGGCGGGCATGTGAGCGATGAGGACTTCGCCGGCATCCGCGAGCACTTCAGCGAAGAGCAGGTGACCTGGATCACTCTCGCCATCGCGACCATCAATGCGTGGAATCGTTTCGGCGTCGGCTTCCGCCTTCCCGTCGAACCTGCCGCCTGA